The following proteins come from a genomic window of Chlamydiales bacterium:
- the secG gene encoding preprotein translocase subunit SecG has translation MTIVYYLFLFLFLFISLILCCVILVQESKSSGLGASFGGDVGDSLFGASTPEVLKKITAGLAICFLGGCIILSLWTGAIGRAKAQQRIGTELIEP, from the coding sequence ATGACTATCGTTTATTATTTATTTCTTTTTCTTTTTCTTTTTATTTCTTTGATTCTTTGTTGTGTGATTTTAGTTCAAGAAAGTAAAAGTTCTGGTCTTGGTGCTTCATTTGGAGGGGATGTAGGGGATTCTTTATTCGGAGCATCTACCCCTGAAGTGTTAAAAAAGATTACAGCTGGGCTTGCTATTTGTTTTCTTGGTGGATGTATTATTTTATCTTTATGGACTGGGGCAATAGGACGTGCAAAAGCACAGCAGAGAATAGGTACAGAGCTTATTGAGCCATGA
- a CDS encoding 1-deoxy-D-xylulose-5-phosphate synthase, with protein sequence MTHLGNISSPKDLKHFSILELKTLAGEIRERIISVLSVKGGHLASNLGSVEFTLALHYVFDSPRDVLIFDVSHQTYTHKLITGRNDSRFDRIRQYKGLSGFSDPKESPHDHFYAGHAGTALPLALGIAQSRDLFDKDHHVIPIIGDATLTCGLSLEALNNISRNLSRFILILNDNKMSISKNVGGITNILSRLLNNPTTSKWTRELETFVSKIPICGTSLAKQGLKLTESVKNIVSSAPFFEQFGFSYIGPIDGHDVKKLIGIFQAVKNLNMPIVIHILTKKGQGVEQAEQNPILYHGVKPFDPKTCQFLPSLSQKLTFPSIFGKHMLSMGKKNSRLVVITPAMSLGSCLVSFQEKYPKRFFDVGIAEGYAVTFSGGLAKNRDLDVVCSIYATFFQRALDNLFQDVCLQEIPVVFAVDRGGLSPNDGATHHGIYEIGFLRTMPNIVICQPRNGHLLKELLESAFSWKRPTVIRYPNLPTEESENAICHRPLGKGEVLAEGEDLLIIALGHQCEAALCLRDLLQERGISAGVVDPIFIKPFDKNLFSDLLLKYNRIVTIEEHSIKGGLGSEVNDFLMSHDFGQVEILNFGVSDIFVEQGGYEDLLNQLGLTPEKMLQKVMAHFPFFQYSNR encoded by the coding sequence TTGACTCACCTTGGAAATATCTCCTCTCCTAAAGATCTTAAACATTTCTCAATTCTCGAATTAAAAACACTTGCAGGAGAAATTCGGGAACGAATTATTTCTGTCCTTTCGGTGAAAGGAGGTCATCTTGCTTCGAACTTAGGGAGTGTCGAGTTCACCCTTGCCCTTCATTACGTTTTTGATTCTCCTCGTGATGTATTGATTTTTGATGTCAGTCACCAGACTTATACCCATAAATTAATCACAGGAAGAAATGACTCTCGTTTTGATAGAATTCGTCAATACAAAGGATTGAGTGGTTTTTCTGATCCTAAAGAATCCCCTCATGATCATTTCTATGCTGGCCATGCAGGCACTGCGCTCCCTCTTGCTCTTGGGATAGCTCAATCACGAGATCTATTTGATAAAGATCATCATGTGATTCCTATTATTGGTGATGCGACATTAACATGCGGTCTTTCCCTGGAAGCCTTAAATAATATTTCTCGTAACTTGTCTCGCTTTATTTTGATTCTTAATGATAATAAAATGTCGATTTCAAAAAATGTAGGTGGAATCACGAATATATTGAGTCGCCTTTTAAATAACCCAACAACTAGTAAATGGACGCGCGAATTAGAAACTTTTGTATCAAAAATTCCTATTTGCGGGACTTCTCTTGCTAAACAAGGGCTCAAACTTACCGAATCAGTGAAAAATATTGTTAGCTCAGCTCCTTTCTTTGAACAGTTTGGCTTTTCATATATTGGTCCAATCGATGGACATGATGTAAAAAAACTCATTGGAATCTTTCAAGCAGTAAAAAATCTAAATATGCCAATTGTCATTCATATTCTGACAAAAAAAGGACAAGGAGTTGAACAAGCTGAACAAAATCCTATTTTATACCATGGTGTCAAACCTTTTGATCCCAAAACATGCCAATTTCTTCCTTCTTTATCTCAAAAGCTCACATTTCCTAGCATCTTTGGTAAACACATGTTAAGTATGGGTAAAAAAAATAGTCGACTGGTTGTCATTACTCCTGCAATGTCTCTGGGTTCTTGTCTTGTCTCTTTTCAGGAAAAATATCCAAAAAGATTTTTTGATGTTGGAATTGCTGAAGGATATGCAGTTACCTTTTCAGGGGGTCTAGCTAAGAATCGAGATCTTGATGTTGTCTGTTCAATTTATGCAACATTTTTTCAAAGGGCTCTAGACAATCTTTTTCAAGATGTTTGTCTGCAAGAAATTCCAGTTGTGTTTGCTGTCGACCGAGGTGGACTTTCTCCAAATGATGGAGCCACTCATCATGGTATTTATGAAATTGGCTTTTTACGTACTATGCCTAATATAGTGATCTGCCAACCCAGAAATGGCCATCTTCTTAAAGAGCTACTTGAATCTGCATTCAGCTGGAAACGCCCGACAGTGATCCGCTATCCTAACTTACCAACGGAAGAATCGGAGAATGCAATATGTCACCGTCCGCTTGGAAAGGGAGAGGTATTAGCTGAAGGAGAGGATCTTCTCATTATTGCTCTTGGCCACCAATGTGAAGCTGCGTTATGTCTACGTGATTTACTTCAAGAAAGAGGAATATCAGCTGGAGTAGTTGATCCAATCTTCATAAAACCATTTGATAAAAACCTCTTTTCAGATTTACTTCTTAAATATAACCGTATTGTCACTATTGAAGAGCACTCAATTAAAGGGGGGCTCGGAAGCGAAGTCAACGACTTTCTTATGTCTCATGATTTTGGACAAGTTGAAATCTTAAATTTCGGAGTTTCTGATATATT
- the tpiA gene encoding triose-phosphate isomerase — translation MAQTSDVHRPIIITANWKMYKTIEEAKTFIKTLASLTQQSQATIYLAVPFTIIQAAVNCAKEHKIPMIVGAQNMNDASEGAFTGEIAARMLIEVGAQFVLLGHSERRLYFHESNLFINRKIKRALKESLQPVLCVGETLDEREAGETEMVIKTQLLQSLEGVNPKELLKLIIAYEPVWAIGTGKNADPIEAQLAHKLIRQVIREEWGEEVAMNMVIQYGGSVKPDNVSELIHQPDIDGLLIGGASLSIDSFIKIIHGVIPK, via the coding sequence ATGGCGCAAACATCAGATGTCCATCGACCTATCATAATCACAGCTAATTGGAAGATGTATAAGACAATTGAAGAAGCAAAAACGTTTATTAAAACTCTAGCATCCCTTACCCAACAGAGTCAAGCGACCATTTACCTAGCTGTTCCTTTTACAATCATTCAAGCTGCTGTAAATTGTGCAAAAGAGCATAAGATTCCGATGATAGTTGGTGCACAGAATATGAATGATGCAAGTGAAGGAGCTTTTACTGGAGAAATTGCAGCTCGCATGCTTATAGAAGTAGGAGCTCAATTTGTTCTTCTTGGTCATTCAGAGAGACGTCTCTATTTTCATGAAAGCAATCTATTTATTAATCGTAAAATCAAACGTGCTTTGAAAGAATCTCTACAACCTGTTCTTTGTGTAGGTGAAACTCTTGACGAACGAGAAGCTGGGGAGACGGAAATGGTCATAAAAACCCAGTTACTTCAATCTCTTGAAGGGGTGAATCCAAAAGAATTATTGAAATTGATTATTGCCTATGAGCCAGTTTGGGCAATTGGGACAGGGAAGAATGCTGATCCTATAGAGGCTCAATTAGCGCATAAGTTGATACGGCAAGTGATTAGAGAAGAATGGGGAGAAGAAGTAGCAATGAATATGGTGATCCAATATGGTGGCTCAGTTAAGCCAGACAATGTGAGTGAGCTAATTCACCAACCTGATATTGATGGTTTACTTATTGGAGGAGCTTCTCTTTCTATTGATTCATTTATTAAAATTATTCATGGTGTAATACCGAAATGA
- the def gene encoding peptide deformylase, with amino-acid sequence MKLPLYYYNHPILRKQSTPVGKITDDIRQLCFDMIESMLAYKGIGLAAPQVGHLLRIFVSNVDFEDEKGEIHLGEPVVFINPILSNPSDVFVEREEGCLSIPGLYEFVKRPSKITVEAKNLEGNSFKKECYGYHARNIMHENDHLNGTLFIDRIKGKRRTLIEPKLLEIKQKYFQK; translated from the coding sequence ATGAAGCTACCTCTTTACTATTACAATCACCCTATTTTGCGGAAGCAATCTACTCCTGTTGGAAAAATTACAGATGATATTCGTCAGCTTTGCTTCGATATGATCGAATCAATGCTTGCTTATAAAGGGATTGGATTAGCTGCTCCACAAGTTGGTCATCTTTTGCGGATTTTTGTTTCCAATGTAGATTTTGAAGATGAGAAAGGAGAAATTCATCTAGGAGAGCCAGTAGTTTTTATTAATCCTATCCTTTCAAATCCAAGCGATGTTTTTGTAGAAAGAGAAGAAGGGTGTCTTTCCATTCCAGGATTGTATGAATTCGTGAAACGTCCTTCGAAGATTACTGTTGAAGCAAAGAATCTCGAGGGAAATTCTTTTAAGAAGGAGTGTTACGGTTATCATGCTCGAAATATTATGCATGAAAATGACCATCTTAATGGGACTCTTTTTATTGATCGAATTAAAGGGAAACGTCGTACTCTTATTGAACCAAAGCTGCTTGAGATTAAGCAAAAATATTTTCAAAAATAA
- the xseB gene encoding exodeoxyribonuclease VII small subunit — MNEQIFNFEKAFARLEVILERMNSGNVPLDESLKLYEEADQLIIGCSSRLSEVEERIEILIKRRDGKIEIDEDEIPLKKPFEPQEAF; from the coding sequence ATGAATGAACAAATTTTTAATTTCGAAAAAGCATTTGCAAGATTAGAAGTCATTCTAGAACGAATGAATTCTGGAAATGTTCCTTTGGATGAGTCACTTAAACTCTATGAAGAAGCTGATCAATTGATTATAGGATGCAGCTCACGTTTATCAGAGGTTGAAGAACGTATTGAAATTTTAATTAAAAGACGAGATGGGAAAATCGAAATCGATGAGGATGAGATACCTCTTAAAAAACCCTTTGAACCTCAAGAGGCATTTTGA
- the xseA gene encoding exodeoxyribonuclease VII large subunit codes for MSTLITVTELTLAIKHQLESKFINITVQGEISNYKLQASGHLYFDLKDTGAKIPVVLFRGNEHTITRLLKEGDHVILKGSLSVYPPHGKYQIIAKSIEYQGIGELLLKLETLKKKLSARGWFSEEKKKSIPKFPHCIGVVTSPTGAVIRDIIHILSRRYPGFHLILNPIRVQGNTAAAEIANAIEEMNRYKLCDVMIVGRGGGSLEDLWAFNEEIVAKAIFESTIPVISAIGHETDISIADFVADKRAPTPSAAAEIVSVEKQHHLQILKKMHNHLTSALLHQVKHSRVTLEKYTSHPMFSTSYMLIGGNLQKLDEIKSSLDRLIKHMLLGKRYMLEGKKKDINGLKPTNQFILSQNHLCEKIKQLNQAIKNKIALNKHRLKEIVKQLQSLDPKNVLKRGYAIILALNEDSVILSAKHLSPGQKVKALFSNGERVLRVEDE; via the coding sequence TTGTCAACTCTCATTACCGTTACCGAATTAACTTTAGCGATTAAACATCAACTCGAATCTAAGTTTATAAATATCACTGTTCAGGGCGAAATAAGTAATTATAAACTTCAAGCAAGTGGGCATCTCTATTTTGATCTCAAGGATACTGGTGCAAAAATCCCTGTCGTACTTTTCCGAGGGAATGAACATACTATTACTCGTCTACTGAAAGAAGGCGACCATGTCATTTTGAAAGGATCTCTTTCTGTCTATCCTCCTCATGGAAAATATCAAATTATTGCAAAATCTATTGAATACCAAGGGATAGGGGAACTGCTACTAAAACTTGAAACACTGAAAAAAAAGCTTAGTGCACGTGGATGGTTTAGTGAAGAGAAGAAAAAATCTATTCCAAAATTTCCTCATTGCATCGGTGTTGTGACTAGTCCCACAGGGGCTGTCATCCGTGATATCATTCATATCCTATCACGAAGATATCCAGGGTTTCATCTGATTCTGAATCCTATTCGTGTGCAGGGTAATACAGCTGCTGCTGAAATTGCAAATGCTATTGAAGAGATGAATAGATACAAGTTATGCGATGTAATGATTGTTGGGAGAGGAGGAGGTAGTCTCGAAGATTTATGGGCGTTTAATGAAGAGATCGTTGCTAAAGCAATATTTGAGAGTACAATTCCGGTCATTTCAGCAATTGGTCATGAAACGGATATTTCGATTGCAGATTTTGTTGCTGATAAACGAGCGCCTACTCCTTCAGCTGCTGCTGAAATTGTGAGCGTAGAAAAACAGCATCATCTTCAAATTTTAAAAAAAATGCATAACCATTTAACAAGTGCTCTTCTTCATCAAGTCAAACACTCCCGAGTGACTCTTGAAAAATATACCTCTCATCCGATGTTCTCAACTTCTTACATGCTCATAGGAGGCAATTTACAAAAGCTGGATGAGATTAAGAGTTCCTTGGATAGATTAATTAAACACATGCTCCTCGGCAAGCGCTATATGCTAGAAGGAAAGAAAAAAGATATTAATGGCTTAAAACCTACAAATCAATTTATCCTTTCTCAGAATCATCTATGTGAAAAAATCAAACAACTGAATCAAGCTATTAAAAATAAAATCGCATTAAACAAACATAGATTAAAAGAAATCGTTAAACAACTACAATCTTTAGATCCAAAAAATGTATTAAAAAGAGGATATGCCATCATCTTGGCCTTAAATGAAGATTCAGTTATATTATCAGCTAAACATTTAAGTCCTGGACAAAAAGTCAAAGCCTTATTTAGCAACGGTGAAAGGGTTTTAAGGGTAGAAGATGAATGA
- a CDS encoding HD domain-containing phosphohydrolase, whose translation MDLSYSILKKLNEIGIALSEEHDIPRLHERILQNAKELTHADGGTIYTVLEGKKLRFETILSNSLKLHLGGTSSNAITFEDIPLFLETGQPNNNLIVTYSVNYKQTVNIEDAYKKGANFSGTREFDAQTGYLTKAVLTIPMKNYAEDVIAVLQLLNPTNPIDGTISSFSQEDIQLAESFASQAAIALNNQLLIRNLRELFEAVIRMMTSAIDEISPSTGNHAKRVPLITELLAEAINRTKEGPFKEFLFNHKQLYELKIAALLHDCGKITIPTHIIEKRKKLESVYDRSEIIDVRFKGLEIKEENHLLKKKLDWLANYHPDSLRVAESFFDSFDQAYHQKILSIKEDQKFIHRCNDSTEPVTSETIKNIDRIASLYWNENEPILTSEERENLLIPEGNLTEKEQSIIRNHSLMTYRMLSQIPFPKELSAVPEIAASHHERMDGKGYPRGLKGQDILIQSRILAIADVFESLSSPDRPYRKPATISEVLKTMSRMVKAGYLDPSLFDIFIKDKVYLKYAIHYLMPEQIDV comes from the coding sequence ATGGATTTAAGTTATAGTATTTTAAAAAAACTCAATGAAATTGGAATTGCTCTTTCAGAAGAGCATGATATTCCTCGTTTACATGAAAGAATTCTTCAGAATGCTAAAGAATTGACTCATGCTGATGGAGGAACGATTTACACTGTTCTTGAAGGAAAAAAGCTTCGATTTGAAACCATTTTATCTAATTCGCTTAAACTTCATCTTGGTGGAACTTCTTCTAATGCGATTACTTTTGAGGATATTCCTCTTTTTTTAGAGACAGGTCAACCCAATAATAATTTAATAGTTACCTACTCAGTAAACTATAAGCAGACGGTCAATATAGAAGATGCATATAAAAAAGGAGCAAATTTCTCTGGGACACGTGAATTTGATGCCCAGACTGGATATCTGACAAAAGCCGTTTTAACTATTCCGATGAAAAATTATGCGGAGGATGTAATTGCTGTTCTACAATTACTTAATCCCACGAATCCTATCGATGGAACAATTTCCTCTTTTTCTCAAGAGGATATTCAACTTGCAGAATCATTTGCTTCACAGGCAGCGATTGCTCTCAATAATCAGTTATTGATTCGTAATCTTCGTGAACTTTTTGAGGCTGTCATCCGTATGATGACTTCTGCTATTGATGAAATTTCTCCCTCAACTGGAAATCATGCCAAGCGTGTTCCTCTCATTACAGAACTTCTTGCTGAGGCAATCAATAGGACAAAAGAAGGTCCATTTAAAGAATTTTTGTTTAATCATAAACAACTTTATGAGTTAAAGATTGCTGCTTTATTACATGACTGTGGCAAAATTACTATTCCAACACACATCATCGAAAAAAGAAAAAAGCTAGAGAGTGTATATGATCGTTCAGAGATTATAGATGTGCGTTTCAAAGGACTAGAGATCAAAGAAGAAAATCATCTCCTAAAAAAAAAGCTTGATTGGTTGGCTAACTATCATCCAGACAGTCTTCGTGTTGCTGAAAGTTTTTTTGATTCTTTTGATCAAGCTTATCATCAAAAAATACTGAGTATAAAAGAGGATCAAAAATTCATTCATCGTTGTAATGATTCTACTGAGCCAGTCACATCAGAAACGATCAAAAATATCGATCGAATAGCCTCACTTTATTGGAACGAGAATGAACCTATTCTTACTTCTGAAGAAAGAGAAAATTTATTAATCCCAGAGGGAAATTTAACAGAAAAAGAGCAATCAATTATCAGAAATCATTCCTTAATGACTTATCGGATGCTTTCACAAATTCCATTTCCTAAAGAGTTATCTGCTGTACCTGAGATTGCTGCTTCTCATCATGAAAGAATGGATGGGAAAGGATACCCTCGTGGATTAAAAGGTCAGGATATCTTGATCCAGTCGAGGATTTTAGCTATTGCTGATGTCTTTGAATCGCTCTCTTCTCCTGATCGTCCCTATCGAAAACCAGCTACTATATCTGAGGTTTTGAAGACGATGAGTAGGATGGTTAAGGCAGGCTATTTAGACCCATCCTTATTTGATATTTTTATAAAAGACAAGGTTTATCTCAAATATGCCATCCATTACTTAATGCCTGAGCAAATTGATGTTTAA